A stretch of DNA from Paenibacillus albus:
CACCGTGACGATCTTCGCTTTCCTCATGACCGTTGTCCTCATTCTCTGGCGCCCGAAGGAAATCAATGAAGCGATTCCCTCAACGATCGGAGCTGTGCTTGTCTTGCTAAGCGGAACGGTTACCTTATCTGACTTTGCACAAATCAGCCAAACGGTCAGCGGTGCAGCAATTACCATTATGGCGACCATCGTCATGGCCGTCGTCTTGGAGAGCTTCGGTTTTTTTATTTGGGCCTCGGAAGGACTAGCCGCTCGGGCGAAGGGTTCGGGCATCCGGCTGTTCTGGTATGTGAACCTGCTCTGTTTCTTAATGACCTTGTTCTTTAACAATGACGGCAGCATTCTGATCACTACACCGATACTGCTTATTTTGCTGCAGAACTTGGGGCTTAAACCGCATCAGAAAATTCCTTATTTGCTCTCAGGAGCACTTGTCGCAACCGCATCCAGCGCTCCGATCGGCGTCAGCAACATCGTCAACCTCATCGCATTGAAAATGGTCCATATGAGCTTGTACATGAACACGCTAATGATGTTTGTCCCTGCCACGCTTGGTTTACTGTTCATGGTTCTGCTGCTGTTTCTGGTCAACTATCGCGCACTGCCTAAACGTCTGCCAACGATGCCTCACATTCATGGACGAGGCAAGCTGCACCTACCTGGCCAGCACCCTCTAATGCTACAAACACCTAAACCGGCGCTAAGCGAATTGACCGCTGATCAGCGGAACCGCTTCATGCAGAAGGTGCTTCTGTTCGTGTTCGTCGTCCGAATCAGCTTATTCGTCGCTTCCTACTATGGCATTCCGATCGCAATCGTCTCTGTGATCGGGTCCGCAATTCTGCTCGCATGGAGATGGTACTACCTGCACATCTCCCCAGCCGACATGCTGCGCAAGACACCTTGGCACGTCCTCGTATTCGCTTTCGGCATGTATGTCATTATTTTTGGCATTCATAACATTGGCTTTACGAAAAAGCTTGTCGTCCTGTTTGAACCGATTGTCAGCGGCAATCTGCTCAATGCCAGCCTTGTCATCGGATCTATTCAGAGCGCAATGTCTACACTATTCAACAATCATCCGGCATTGATGATTGGAACGCTCACCTTGACTGAGATGCATCTCGATCCCCTGACGCTCAAGATCGCCTATCTTGCGAATGTCATCGGCAGCGACATCGGATCGCTTCTGCTGCCAATCGGCACACTCGCTTCATTGATCTGGCTGCATATTTTGCGCAAGCATAAAGTAAAGCTGCCCTGGAAGGAGTACACGAAGGTGACGATACTCGTCATTCCGCCTACGGTGCTGTTCACTCTGGTTGTGCTGTATTACTGGGTCAGCTGGTTATTCTAGATCATCATTTGCCGCCTGGATAGCTGCTCTGCTCCCGCACTTTCTTCCTCGTCATCTCCAGAAGACCGAGTCTTGTCCAGCCTACAACTTGGCACTTGGTCCGATCCGCTCGAACATGACGCTCCAGCAGCTGCATCACCTGCTCACGATGCTCTTCTTTCTCCATATCAATAAAATCTACAATTATAATGCCGCCTACATCGCGAATTCGCAGCAACCTGGCGATTTGTTCAGCCGCCTCCAGATTCGTACGGAAGACGGTATCCTCCAGG
This window harbors:
- a CDS encoding arsenic transporter, which translates into the protein MYGTLANTVTIFAFLMTVVLILWRPKEINEAIPSTIGAVLVLLSGTVTLSDFAQISQTVSGAAITIMATIVMAVVLESFGFFIWASEGLAARAKGSGIRLFWYVNLLCFLMTLFFNNDGSILITTPILLILLQNLGLKPHQKIPYLLSGALVATASSAPIGVSNIVNLIALKMVHMSLYMNTLMMFVPATLGLLFMVLLLFLVNYRALPKRLPTMPHIHGRGKLHLPGQHPLMLQTPKPALSELTADQRNRFMQKVLLFVFVVRISLFVASYYGIPIAIVSVIGSAILLAWRWYYLHISPADMLRKTPWHVLVFAFGMYVIIFGIHNIGFTKKLVVLFEPIVSGNLLNASLVIGSIQSAMSTLFNNHPALMIGTLTLTEMHLDPLTLKIAYLANVIGSDIGSLLLPIGTLASLIWLHILRKHKVKLPWKEYTKVTILVIPPTVLFTLVVLYYWVSWLF